In Pseudomonadota bacterium, the genomic stretch GGTGAAAGAAGATCAGGGTTTACTTCTTTAAGTGCTTTTTCGATCCTAGATTCCTTTTTATGTTCAAAAAGAGGAAGGGGTGTTTCTTTTATCTTAGGAGAGTTAGTAGATTTTTCAGGCTGGGATTCGAGTGTTTTTAGAACTTCTTCTGCTCGACTCAGAACAGCAGGCGGAAGGCCTGCAAGACGCGCTACATGCAGACCATAAGATTTAAGGGCTTTGCCAAGTTGAACGCGATAGAGAAAAACAACATTCCCTTCCCACTCTTGAATCGACATATGAACAATATAAAGGCGCGAAAGCGTTTCTTTCAAATCTGTTAATTCATGGTAATGGGTCGCAAAAAGAGCTCGACATCCGATCTTTGTATGAAGATATTCTAAGCAACTCCAAGCAATTGAAAGTCCATCATACGTTGATGTTCCACGTCCAATTTCATCAAGAATCACAAAAGATTTCTCGGTTGCTTGATTTAAAATTGCAGCTGTTTCAATCATTTCAACCATAAACGTAGATTGTCCCCGTGCAAGATCATCAGAGGCTCCAACACGCGAAAAAAGCTTATCGACAACACCTAAATGCATTCTCTTTGCAGGCACAAAAGATCCCATTTGAGCAAGAACAACAAGCAGGGCATTTTGTCTTAAGAAAGTGCTTTTTCCAGCCATGTTAGGACCTGTTATAAGCCACAAAGTCTGATTTGAAAAACTTGCGCAGTTGTTTGAAACAAATTCAGTATATCCCCTTTTTCTAAGAGATAACTCAACGCCCCAATGCCGCCCTTCTTCGACATTAAAAATCAAAGAATCATCCACGATGGGTTTTACAAAATTACCTTCAATCGCAACAAAAGAAAGCGCTGAATAAACATCTAAAGCTGCAAGGGCATGTCCCATTTGACTAATCTCAATTGCATGATTCATGACATCTTTGACAAGCGTATCATAAAGATCAAGTTCAATTTGAAGAATTTTAGTTGAAGCTTCAAACATTTTATTTTCTAAAGCGGAAAGCTCTCCTGTTGTATATCTCATGACATTTGCAAGTGTTTGTCTGTGAATAAAAGTCATATCCATTTTAGAGGCATTTAAGGCTGTGATTTCGATGAAATATCCTAAAATATTATTATGTTTAATTTTAAGATTTCCAATTCCTGTCTTTTCAGTATATTCCTTTTGAAGATCTAAAATTAAAGAATGGCCATCGGTTTTCAAAAGGCGATATTCTTCCAATTCTGTATGGAAACCCGGTGCAATAAATCCCCCTTCACGCGCAAGGATGGGTAAAGGCTGTGTAAAATCTAAGGCCTTCCGAATATGATCTTGCAGCTCGAGGAGAGGCGTAAGATCCATAAAGAGATCTTTCAAAATTTTACAAAATCCTTTTTCATAAGAACCTGTAAGAAGAGTCTTAATGGCTGATACTTTTTCCAAAGCCATCAAAAGAGCTCCTATATCCCGAGGACCTCCGCGTCCGAGGGATAACCTTCCTAAAATTCGATTCAAATCAGGAATTGACTTTAGAAGATTTCGAAGACTTTCACGTTGAGTTTGATTCTTTACAAAAAAATCGACAGCTTCCAACCGTTCTTCTATTTTAAGAGGATCTTTTAAAGGAGATTTAAGTCTTTGACTTAAAAGACGCCCTCCAAAGGGTGTCACCGTCCGATTAAGTGCCCAAAAAAGGCTTCCTTCCATAACTCCTGTTTGGGTTTGCGTAAGTTCAAGCGTACGCCGTGTTGCTGCATCGATTTCAAGGTAATGATGAAATTGAATTTTTTGAGGGCGCCTCAGATGCGGAATCTTTCCTTTTTGGGTTAAAAGAACATAATCTACGAGTGCGCCTCCTGCTGAAAATTCTTCCGCAGAAAAAGACCCAAATCCTGAGAGGGTATAAACTTTAAAAATTTCCTTTAAACGTTGTTCACCATTCTTTTCATCAAATCGTGCTTTTGGAAGAAAAGTTAGATTTTTTTGATAAGATCTTAAAGAAGTTTCTATTTCTTTTTGTTGGAGAAGATCTTCATTAAGGAGAATTTCCGAAGGATTCATTCTTTCAAGTGAAGAAAGAAGGTCTTGAACTTTAAGGCTTTCCAATAGAAAATCTCCCGTGGATACGTCTACCCAAGCAAAAGCTGCCCGTTCTCCTTCAACAACAAGAGCCGCAAGATAATTATGATGATGGGGATCTAAGAGCGCCTCTTCCGTTAAGGTGCCCGGCGTTACAATACGGACGACATCACGCCGAACAATCGGTTTTCCACCCGTGTTTTTTGCATTTTTCTTGGCTTCATCAGGTGTTTCCAGTTGTTCACAAATGGCAACTTTAAATCCTTGACGAATCAATTTTGCTAAATAACTATCCGCCGCATGGAAAGGAACACCACACATGGGAACTTCCTCTTCTCCCGTCTTTCCACGCCGCGTTAAAGTAATGTCCAGAGCTTTAGAGGCCTTCTGGGCATCTTCAAAAAAAAGCTCATAAAAATCTCCCAATCTAAAAAAAAGCAAACAGTCCGGATGTGCTTTTTTAACATCCATGTACTGCATCAACATAGGTGTTAGTTTCGTGTTGGAAGTTTCTCCTGGTTGTGTGCCCATGTGTTTTATCTCATTGAAAGTTTTTAAGTTTAAATATTTTTTAAATAAATACATCCTCTCAGGAGGCAATCTTCATTTTTAATAATTCGCATCTCTTTTCTTATAATAAGAAAGCCTTCTAAAAGTAAAGAGGCTTGGGCTTTTTTGCCGAGTTGGTATATTTAAGGATGAGGCGTGATAGCAATCATTGTTATTTCTTTTTTTCCTGGACCATAATGCCAAAAAATTCTATAGGCTCCTAGGGTATTATTTTCTGCATGAGCTTCAAAAATATCTTCTCCCTGTTTTCCGATGAGAGAAGTATATTTATGTGTATTTAAGGTTGGATGTTTTGGATTTTTTTCTTAATAACTAAGAGCCTTTTTTATGGTTTTTGCTTGCTTTAAAAGAAAGGGGGGTTACCTCTTTTATCAAAAGATTCTCCCGCCTGCTTTGTAAAAAGAAGTTTGAAAGTCATTTACATTAATTTTGATCGTATTGCTGAAAGCTGCCTCTGCTCTCGAGTTTTCCTTGGGCAGACTCTTCTATTCCCCGTCTTACAAGATCAAGAGCGTCTGGATTTTCATAGAGTCCTTGTTCTCTAAAAGGTATTTCTACATAAGGTTCTAAAATAATACGATGATTTGTATCTATAAATTCACGGAAACTGCTGACAGAAGGATCAACCAACTTACTAACACAGATCCGTCCTTTTGAATCAACGCGCAACATTGTTTGACTTTCCATTGAAATTTCTCCTAAATTTTGACCTTTTCATATTAACAAAAAATCCACTTTATAAAAAATGGAAAATGTCATTTTCCCACCTTATTCTATGATACAATCAAAAATATTTTAAATATTTGCCTTTGTGTTAGCCACAAAATCTATTTTTTAATATTTGCGGCTCATTTTAAAAAAATGAATTGAATTTTACGCTTCGCTCCTTTACTTTTTAAGAAAGAAAAAATAAGAAATATAACAATGATAAGAGGAAATATGTTCTTCACCACGCTCACTTCTTCAAATAAATATTCTATTTTAATTTCTCAAAAAACAT encodes the following:
- the mutS gene encoding DNA mismatch repair protein MutS; its protein translation is MGTQPGETSNTKLTPMLMQYMDVKKAHPDCLLFFRLGDFYELFFEDAQKASKALDITLTRRGKTGEEEVPMCGVPFHAADSYLAKLIRQGFKVAICEQLETPDEAKKNAKNTGGKPIVRRDVVRIVTPGTLTEEALLDPHHHNYLAALVVEGERAAFAWVDVSTGDFLLESLKVQDLLSSLERMNPSEILLNEDLLQQKEIETSLRSYQKNLTFLPKARFDEKNGEQRLKEIFKVYTLSGFGSFSAEEFSAGGALVDYVLLTQKGKIPHLRRPQKIQFHHYLEIDAATRRTLELTQTQTGVMEGSLFWALNRTVTPFGGRLLSQRLKSPLKDPLKIEERLEAVDFFVKNQTQRESLRNLLKSIPDLNRILGRLSLGRGGPRDIGALLMALEKVSAIKTLLTGSYEKGFCKILKDLFMDLTPLLELQDHIRKALDFTQPLPILAREGGFIAPGFHTELEEYRLLKTDGHSLILDLQKEYTEKTGIGNLKIKHNNILGYFIEITALNASKMDMTFIHRQTLANVMRYTTGELSALENKMFEASTKILQIELDLYDTLVKDVMNHAIEISQMGHALAALDVYSALSFVAIEGNFVKPIVDDSLIFNVEEGRHWGVELSLRKRGYTEFVSNNCASFSNQTLWLITGPNMAGKSTFLRQNALLVVLAQMGSFVPAKRMHLGVVDKLFSRVGASDDLARGQSTFMVEMIETAAILNQATEKSFVILDEIGRGTSTYDGLSIAWSCLEYLHTKIGCRALFATHYHELTDLKETLSRLYIVHMSIQEWEGNVVFLYRVQLGKALKSYGLHVARLAGLPPAVLSRAEEVLKTLESQPEKSTNSPKIKETPLPLFEHKKESRIEKALKEVNPDLLSPREALEKIYSLKALLEK